In the genome of Deltaproteobacteria bacterium, the window CCGCCGTCGAGCAGCCGGATGCCAGATCCGGTGCCGCAGCCTCCGTGCGGGGTGGGGGTTCAGGCGGCGGGGGGCGAATCGCCCCGGACCCGAGGACGAGAATTCGCAGTTCGCTTGCCTTATCCGCGATCGGCTCGAGCTGCGCGTCGAACGGAGGGGGATCGGGTTCGGCCGCGGGCGCGACGACGGCGGCTGACTGCATCGCCGAGTACGACTCCGCGAAGGGCTACGGCTGGGACGACGACCTCGCCGTGCTCGTGGCCCCGCCGGCGGGGGGCGAGGGTGCGGCGGAGCCACCGGCTCAGGTCGACACCGCCGTACAGGACTGCTTGCGCGACCTCGGGGGGCAGGACCCGGAGGCCTGCGATCGCGCGCGCGTCATGACGCGTGAGGCGGCGCTGTGCATCACGCGTTCGCAGCAGTTCGCCGAGGGCACGGCCCCCTGGAAGGCGGGGATCACCTACCACTACGGCGAGCGCCGCATCGTCTGGAACGTCCAGAACCTGCTCGAGGACGATGGTCACGGCGCGCAGCGCGGCGAGTACCTCCGCCTCGACGCGCTGCACGGAGCGCTGCTCGGCAGCGGCGCGTGGGGCGCCACACCGTAGGCGGGAGAGCAACCCGCCCCAGCCCACCCGCCGGCGCTCCACCCGGCGCGATCCGGGGTCGGCGCCATGGGCGTCGCCGCCGTCGCCGACCGCTCAGATGCTCTGCGGCAGCGAAGCGGACGCCGCGGACTCGAGTCGCTGAGCGTTCTCGAGCAAGCTGTCGTAGCAGCAGTCGCAGAAGTCGCCCTCGCCCCGCGCTCGCATGGCGGCGGCGGCACGGCGGAAGAGCTCCGCGGCGGCTCCAGGCTGGCCGCGCGCCTGGCAGACGGAGGCGACGCACTCGGCGCTGGCGGGATCGTCGGGGTACTCGGCCAGGTTCGAGGTCACCGTCGACGCCTGCGTCCTCCGGTGGACGTGGGGCGACGGCGGGATCGAGACGACCTGCCGGCCGTAGGGGGGGCTAGGTGGGGAGCGGGGCGCGACCCGAGCGGCGCGTGCGAGGACGAGGCCGTGCGGGCTCGCGAAGGAGCTGGGCGCGGGCCGTAGCGCGCGAGCCGATCGGGACCTCACGGCGGACCACGCCGACCCATACGGCCGGGCGACCACCCGCCAGAGGGCCCGGGGGTTGGGAGTACGTGACCCGTTCCCCGCACCCCGCTCGGCGTTCCCTCCACGAACCCCGGCCGGGAGGCCGCCCCCTCCCGCGAGCCACCAGCGCCCGGCTTCGACGAATTCCGCTTGACAAGGCGAAAACCCCGAGCAATACTCGCACTCGCACTCGCACTCGCACTCGCACTCGCACTCGCACTCGCACTCGGGCGAGCGTGCGGCGAGGCGGGAGCGACGCGGTGACAAATCGCAAGAGCGCGCGGGGCGCGCCGGGTGGCGAAACGAGTGTGCGTACGACCGGCGGGACGGGGAAGCGACGAGCGGGAATTGCGGCGGACGCGCGAGCGCGCCGGGCCGCCCGCGGCCTCGCAGGACCATCCGAGCCCGGGCAGCTTCGCGAAAGCGGACGTCGCGCAGTCGCTGTCGACGCTCGCGTACGCTGGTCGAGTGGCCGGGCTGCGCGGCTAGCGATCGGAGGGGCGATCGCCTCCGCCCTCTACGCAGCAGCACCCCGAGCGCACGCCGCATTCACGCAGGCCACCTGCGGTGTGGTCACGGGCGAGGTCTTCCCCGTGGATCTCGGAGCCAGCGAGTTCAATCAAGCGTGGGGACTGCCGGTGAAGTACGGCCACAACGAGAAGCACGGCTGGAAACTCCTCGTGAACAGCAATGTCTCGCAGGTCGACTTCATGTACGCCGGCTTCGACACCGAATCGAGCTACGACTATCTCGACCTCGGCCACCTGAACGGTACTCATCGGCTGACCGGAGCTCTGGGGACAGGCGAGGCAGCCCTCCTGCCGCTCGCGCCGACGTGGAACCAGCGACACTTCACGGTGCTGTGGAAGACGGATGCGTCCGTGAATCGCAACGGTATCCCCCGAGTGAGCCAAGTCGAAGCGCGGTGCCTGGCCACACCGAATCCAACAGCCCTCAACATGCCGATCACGGTCAACCAGCGGTGGGAGGGCCTGCTGATCAAGTCGGGCGACGTGATCTACACGAGCGTCCTCCAGCCGGCCAACACCCGAATGGTTCTGACGCTGGACGCTATCGCTGGCAAGATTGCCAATCCAGACTTCGATCTGTACGCGAGCACCAGCACGACGATGCCGGACAACAGCAACTATACGTGGCGCAGCTACAACGGCAACGGCGGACGCGGCCTTGCTGGAGGCGGAGAGGCAATCGACATCGGCACGACGACCACCGCGCGCGCCATCTACATTGGCGTTCGCTCATACCCGTGGACGGATAACGCTGGGCACTTCGTCCTCAGGGCAAACGTGCAGAAGAGCGTGCCCTTCGGCGCGACCGGCGTCCGGACGCTCACGGTGTGCCACCCCGGTGTCTCGAACATACAGAGCCATGCAAACTGGCCGAAGGCGAAAGAGACTCTGCAGCGCGCCGCCCTCCGCGTGCTGGCGGCCACCCATGGCAACATCTTCCTCCGCACCTTCGCCATGAAGTACGTGGCCGGAAGCACGAACGGCCAGTTCTGCGAAGGTGCAACGTGCGACTGGTGCATGACCCATCCCGACAAGGGCGACTACTGCGGGTACCAGGCGAACGGACTCCCAGGCCGTGTGCGTATCCCGAACATTGCCTGCGCAGGCGCGGGATACGCGCCAGGCAACTACGATGACCCAACGCTGCTCTCCCTCATCGTCGCGCATGAGGCCACGCACGGAGTCTTGGGCCAAGCGGACGATCCGGTGCAAGGCGATGAGTACTACCAGGGGCTCTCATTCTGCGGGCACTCGATCCTCAACGGCCCGCACAACTGGACCTACCGCTTCTGTACCAGCCTGAATCACTGTAGAGACCCCGAGCCTGGCGCGACGACACCTGCCGGCTTCGACTGCAGTCTGAGCTCCGGCAATCTCTGGGATCGCCTCCAGACGGGCAGCCAGGCGTCATCGTTCTACTCGTTCCACCCAACGGACCAAACGTCGGCGCAGCCCTGGGAAACCTATCACAGCAACTATCACGCCCGTAACCTCGTCAACTTCACCTATCAGTGACCCACGCCACGGAGGCACTCATGTACCGAATCGGGATCCTCGTAGTCAGCGGCATCCTCTCCCTCGCGTGCGCGCAGGCGCCCGACGAACCCCCGGCACCCAAGGCCGGCACCGGCGGCTCTCCCGGTGTGTCGAACGCTGCCCCGGCCCGGCCCGTGGGGCTCTTGCCCCGGAGCGGCCGGCGGGGCGGGACGAACGTGGACACGAGCGGGTTGTTCGGGTTCTCGTGGACTCCGACGAGCGGCACGCTCGCGGCCATCACGCCCGTCATCGAGGCCCGCGCCGCCTACGTGGACGAGGCGGGAGCTCGCGTCGCTGCCGAGGTCGTGTTCGAGGACGTGAGCAAGACAGAGCCGGGTACTGAGCCGTACTTCCGCCTCCGCGCGAAGACCCCTCTCGAGCCGGACCGCTGGCACTGGCTCGTCCTCGAGCAGGACGCGGAGCTGCGCGTCGTGGGCGCGGAGCACGGGGGCGCGTGGTCGGTGCACTTCTTCACCGGGAGCTTCCCGCACCTGGTGGCTGCGCGGACCAGCGGAGAGAAGGACCCGCTCCTCATGTACCTCGACTTCAGCGAGCCCCTCACGGTGACCGCGGGCGACGCTGCGCGCCTCGTCACCCAGAGAGGCGTTGCGGCTGGGAGCTGCGTGCTGAGGGGCATCGAGTGCCTGGGCCAGCGCGAGTCGGTCGTGACAGAAGGCGTGCAGCTGCGGCTGCGCGCGCCGCTCGATCCCGCGACCGCCGCCTTCGAGGTCCCCGGCGCGACCGACGGCTCGGGGCGGACGGTGCTCGAGGGCGCGGCGGCGGCGGGCGTGCTGCTCACCGGTGGCGCGCTCGTGGTGGCGCCTCCCGCTGACGCCTGGCGGGCGTGCGCCGACGGCGCTGGCCAGTGCTGGGAGGAGACCCGGGATGTCCCGGCTGGCTCTCGCTAGCCTCCTGGCGGCGCTCGCTGCCCTCGGCTGCGCCAGCGAGGCCGAGGGCGGAGGGCAGGCGGGGCCGGAGACTTGCGCGATCTGCGCGATCTCCAGGTACGGCTGCGGCCAGAGCGCTGGCGAGTCCTTCTACATGCAGGTGAGCTACGTCACCGAGGAGGGCTGCCGGGGAACGGGGGCGGGGCAGCTGCCCACGAGCGATCCCTCCATCCGGATCGACTGCGCGACCAGCGAGGCCTGCTACTCGAACGGGACGTGCGGCGTGATCACCGTCGACGCCGGCACCCTCCGGTGGACGTGGGGCGACGGCGGGATCGAGACGACCTGCCGGCCGTAGGGGGGGCTAGGTGGGAAGCCGAGCGCGACCCGAGCGGCGCGTGCGAGGACGAGGCCGTGCGGGCTCGCGAAAGAGCCGGGCGCGGGCCGTAGCGCGCGAGCCGATCGGGACCTCACGGCGGACCACGCCGATCCATACGGCCGGGCGACCACCCGCCAGAGAGCCCGGGGGTTGGGAGGGAGCCGAGCGCGGTCCGAAGATCGCGTGCCCCACCGCGGCTCCCGCTCCGCGCGCCCGGCCCCATGCTCCCGGCATGGCCGCAAAGCCCAAGGTCGTCGTGGAGAACGTCAACACGCCCGGGCGGGCGAACCGCGTGGACGAGGAGAAATACCTCGCGATGCGCGCCGCGCTCTTGAGGGCACTGCCGGCCAGGTCGCCCGGGCTCACGCAGGCGGAGATGGTGGAGGCGGTGCTGCCCCGCTTGCCCGAGTCGCTCTGGCCCGGTGGTGCGAAGGCGCTCTGGTGGATCAAGACGGTGCAGCTCGACCTCGAGGCCAAGCGCCTCGTCGCGCGCGAGGCCGAGGCGCGACCCCTCCGGTGGCATCGCGCGCGCGCGCGTCTCTAGCCCACCCGCCGGCGCTCCACCCGGCGCGATCCGGGGTCGGCGCCGTCGCCGACCGCTCAGGTGCACTGCGGCAGTGAAGCGGACGCCGCGGACTCGAGTCGCTGAGCGTTCTCGAGCAAGTCGTCCAAGCACCAGTCGCAGAAGTCGCCCTCGCCCCGCGCTCGCATGGCGGCGGCGGCACGGCGGCAGAGCTCCGCGGCGGCTCCAGGCTGGCCGCGCGCCTCGTAGGAGGAGCGCGCCGCGCCGCACGCCGCGATGGCTGCCTCCGAGGCCGAGCTGGATGGGGGTCAGGTCGTGACGGAAACACTCCGCGACTGGGCCTCGCCTGCCACGCAGCGCGTGGTCGCGAGCATCGTCGGGTCTCGTGTGATAGGGCGCGAGCGTGAGCCGGTACGTCGCGCTCCTGCGTGGGATCAACGTCGGCGGCAAGAACGTGATCCAGATGGGGGCGCTCGCGGAGTGCTTCCGGGGCGCGGGCATGACCGCGGTGGTCACGTACATCCAGAGCGGCAACGTCGTCTTCGAGTCGGGGGAGGCGGCGGCGGCGGTGGTGGAGCGGCTCGAGACCGCGATCGAGCGCCGCTTCGTCGTGAGGGTACCCGTCATGCTCCGGACCGCCGGGCAGCTGCGGAGCGTGGTAGGGCGCGCGCCCGCGAGGTTCGGCGCGGAGCCCGAGAGCTACCGGTACGACGTCCTCTTCCTGGCGCCGAAGGTGAGCTCGGCGGCAGTGCTCGAGGTCGTGCCGCGCGCGCCCGGCGTCGACGAGGTCCACGCCGGGACGGGCGTGCTCTACTTCAGGCGGCTCATCCTCGAGGCGGCGAAGAGCAAGCTCAGCCGCCTGGTGGCGATGCCGGTCTACAAGACCATGACGATCCGCAACTGGGCGACGACGACCGCGCTCGCGCGGCTGGCCGGCGGAGCCGATCCGTGAGCGAGGGTCCGTCCGCGAGGCACCGCGAGCCCGCGCCCAGGGGCACCCCTCGGCAGAGCCCGCTCCACCCGCCGAGCAGGCGGTGCCGCCGCGCCGGAACGGCGAGGCCCGTGCCGCGTCAGCGCCCCCGGCGAGGCACGAAGAGCAGCGCCGCGACGGAGACGTCACCCGAGTAGTCCATCGCGGCGTTGCTCGGCTCCAGGTCGAACCCCCAGCGCGAGGACG includes:
- a CDS encoding DUF1697 domain-containing protein, coding for MSRYVALLRGINVGGKNVIQMGALAECFRGAGMTAVVTYIQSGNVVFESGEAAAAVVERLETAIERRFVVRVPVMLRTAGQLRSVVGRAPARFGAEPESYRYDVLFLAPKVSSAAVLEVVPRAPGVDEVHAGTGVLYFRRLILEAAKSKLSRLVAMPVYKTMTIRNWATTTALARLAGGADP